In Flavobacterium sp. N1736, the following are encoded in one genomic region:
- a CDS encoding FMN-binding glutamate synthase family protein, with protein sequence MRKKFFIYGFLLFLIVAATYYYTNRGFLLVIILPILLVVGIYNAIQTKHAILRNFPVLGYFRYLFEMIAPEIQQYFIERSTDGKPFSRNQRSLVYQRAKNIDSSTPFGTQLNLNHDSYEGIKHSIFPAKVNEELPRVLVGGKDCKQPYLASLFNVSAMSFGSLSENAVRAINIGAKKGNFYQNTGEGGLTEFHLAGGGDITWQIGTGYFGCRDAQGNFSPEKFSEKANLPNVKMIEIKLSQGAKPGHGGVLPAAKNTEQIAKIRGVEPNKMILSPPGHGAFSDSKGLIHFIAQLRELSNGKPVGFKLCIGNTGEFEAICHEMISEDIYPDFITVDGAEGGTGAAPLEFADGVGMPFEPALIFVNKTLIGLNIRDKIRIIGSGKIISGYSILHAVALGADMCNSARGFMFSLGCIQALRCHNNECPTGVATQNKMLMKGLVVTDKSDRVYHFHKNTLHSANELLAAAGKTSFADVDINIFMRGDEFANLSDSYFPDNLTNVTKRN encoded by the coding sequence ATGAGAAAAAAATTCTTTATCTACGGATTCTTATTGTTTCTAATTGTTGCAGCAACTTATTATTATACCAACCGAGGCTTTTTGCTTGTCATTATTTTGCCAATATTATTAGTCGTTGGTATTTATAATGCGATACAAACAAAACACGCCATTTTAAGAAACTTTCCTGTTTTGGGCTATTTCAGGTATTTATTTGAAATGATAGCGCCAGAAATTCAACAATATTTTATCGAAAGATCTACTGATGGAAAGCCTTTTTCAAGAAATCAGCGTTCATTAGTATATCAAAGAGCCAAAAACATTGATTCAAGTACGCCTTTTGGAACTCAGCTAAACTTAAATCATGATAGTTACGAAGGAATAAAACATTCTATTTTTCCGGCAAAAGTAAACGAAGAATTACCTCGTGTATTGGTTGGCGGAAAAGATTGCAAACAACCTTATCTCGCTTCTTTATTTAATGTTTCTGCCATGAGTTTTGGTTCGCTAAGCGAAAATGCAGTCCGTGCCATAAATATTGGTGCCAAAAAAGGAAATTTCTATCAAAATACAGGAGAAGGCGGTTTAACCGAATTTCATCTTGCGGGCGGTGGTGATATTACCTGGCAAATTGGAACAGGATATTTTGGATGCCGCGATGCCCAAGGAAATTTCAGTCCTGAAAAATTCTCTGAAAAGGCTAATCTTCCAAACGTAAAAATGATTGAGATTAAACTTTCTCAAGGTGCAAAACCAGGTCACGGAGGCGTGCTTCCGGCTGCTAAAAATACGGAGCAAATTGCTAAAATCAGAGGTGTTGAACCAAATAAAATGATTCTTTCTCCTCCTGGTCATGGCGCTTTTTCAGACAGTAAAGGGCTTATTCATTTTATTGCACAATTGCGTGAATTATCAAACGGAAAACCTGTTGGATTTAAATTGTGCATTGGTAATACAGGCGAATTTGAAGCTATTTGCCATGAAATGATTTCTGAAGATATTTATCCTGATTTTATAACAGTTGATGGCGCCGAAGGCGGAACAGGAGCTGCTCCTTTAGAATTTGCTGACGGTGTTGGAATGCCGTTTGAACCTGCTTTGATTTTTGTAAACAAAACACTGATCGGACTAAATATTCGCGATAAAATACGCATTATTGGCAGCGGGAAAATTATTTCGGGTTATTCTATTTTACATGCCGTTGCTTTAGGCGCAGATATGTGTAACAGTGCAAGAGGATTCATGTTTTCGCTAGGCTGTATTCAGGCGCTTCGTTGTCACAATAACGAATGCCCAACCGGTGTTGCAACTCAAAATAAAATGTTGATGAAAGGTTTGGTTGTCACCGATAAATCAGATCGTGTGTATCATTTTCATAAAAATACGCTTCACTCTGCCAATGAACTTCTTGCCGCAGCAGGAAAAACATCATTTGCAGATGTAGACATTAATATCTTTATGCGTGGCGATGAATTTGCCAATTTATCAGACAGTTATTTTCCTGATAATCTAACAAACGTTACCAAAAGAAATTAA
- a CDS encoding NYN domain-containing protein yields the protein MPLNNSKDLKLAVLIDADNVPYSNVKGMMEEIAKFGTPTTKRIYADWTKPNSNGWKGVLLEHAITPIQQYSYTVGKNSSDSALIIDAMDLLYSGKLDGFCIVSSDSDFTRLAIRLRESGMKVIGIGEKKTPNSFIVACDRFIYIEVLDGAIQKKKPKVTAATDAKKPVEKPAEKALHKIDKQTIELIEATIEDIEDDDGWAFLGDVGNLIVKKKPEFDPRNYGFSKLTPMLKSLTDILEIDERESDKKGIKHVYVRLRFN from the coding sequence ATGCCTTTAAATAACTCAAAAGATTTAAAACTAGCCGTTCTTATTGATGCCGATAATGTTCCGTACAGCAACGTAAAAGGGATGATGGAAGAAATTGCAAAATTTGGAACACCAACCACAAAACGTATTTATGCAGATTGGACAAAGCCAAACTCAAATGGCTGGAAAGGCGTTTTACTAGAACATGCCATCACTCCTATTCAACAATACAGCTATACGGTTGGAAAAAACTCATCAGATTCTGCCTTAATTATCGATGCAATGGATTTACTTTATTCAGGAAAACTGGATGGTTTTTGCATTGTTTCAAGCGATAGCGATTTTACCCGTTTGGCAATTCGTCTTCGTGAATCCGGCATGAAAGTAATTGGTATTGGCGAAAAGAAAACGCCAAACTCTTTTATAGTTGCCTGCGACAGGTTTATTTATATTGAGGTTTTGGATGGCGCAATCCAGAAGAAAAAACCAAAAGTTACCGCAGCCACAGACGCTAAAAAACCTGTTGAAAAACCTGCCGAAAAAGCATTGCATAAAATCGACAAACAAACCATAGAACTTATCGAAGCTACCATTGAAGATATTGAAGATGATGATGGCTGGGCATTTCTTGGCGATGTTGGAAATTTAATTGTAAAGAAAAAACCCGAATTTGACCCAAGAAATTATGGTTTTTCTAAGCTTACGCCAATGCTAAAATCTTTAACTGATATTCTTGAAATTGATGAAAGAGAATCAGATAAAAAAGGCATTAAGCACGTTTACGTTCGATTACGCTTTAATTAA
- a CDS encoding RrF2 family transcriptional regulator — protein sequence MFSKACEYGIRASIFIATKSSKGIRVGIKDVAKEIDSPEPFTAKIMQILTRNGIIASAKGVGGGFEVSNKAIKSIKLIQIVDAIDGNAIYKGCGIGLKECSETHPCPVHNEFKKIRELLLDMLTNTTLEELALGVNSGDFHLKIFNKSE from the coding sequence ATGTTTTCAAAAGCGTGCGAGTACGGCATTCGGGCTTCTATTTTTATTGCAACTAAATCTTCAAAAGGAATTAGGGTTGGAATAAAAGATGTGGCGAAAGAAATCGATTCACCAGAACCATTTACGGCAAAAATTATGCAGATTCTTACCAGGAATGGTATTATAGCTTCTGCCAAAGGTGTGGGCGGTGGATTTGAGGTTTCTAATAAAGCTATAAAATCGATAAAACTCATTCAGATTGTAGACGCGATAGACGGAAATGCAATTTATAAAGGCTGCGGAATTGGCTTAAAAGAATGTTCTGAAACACATCCTTGTCCGGTTCATAATGAATTTAAAAAAATAAGAGAATTACTTCTGGATATGTTAACCAATACAACTTTAGAAGAGTTGGCTTTGGGGGTTAATTCAGGAGATTTTCATCTTAAAATATTTAATAAAAGCGAATAA
- the azu gene encoding azurin has protein sequence MNKKINISMLMLMGFLAITSCGKKETAPTEESTEINDTTDSEGEKSAEASNTLVIEGNDQMQFNTNELRATAGQPITLTLKHVGKIPKEAMGHNLVILQEGTDEADFATKAMNAKETDYIPTSEKTSIIAHTKLLGGGEEDTIEFTIDKKGTYNFLCTFPGHFAMMKGVLIVE, from the coding sequence ATGAATAAAAAGATCAACATTTCGATGCTTATGCTAATGGGATTTTTAGCCATAACTTCTTGTGGAAAAAAAGAAACTGCACCAACCGAAGAATCAACAGAAATAAATGATACAACAGATTCTGAAGGAGAAAAATCGGCAGAAGCAAGTAACACTTTAGTTATTGAAGGAAACGACCAAATGCAGTTTAATACAAACGAATTGAGAGCAACTGCGGGACAGCCAATTACATTAACCTTAAAGCACGTTGGAAAAATACCAAAAGAAGCTATGGGGCATAACTTGGTTATTTTGCAAGAAGGTACAGATGAAGCCGATTTTGCCACCAAAGCAATGAATGCAAAAGAGACAGATTATATTCCGACATCTGAAAAAACATCTATTATAGCGCATACTAAATTATTGGGTGGAGGCGAAGAAGATACGATTGAATTTACTATTGATAAAAAAGGAACATACAACTTTTTATGTACTTTCCCAGGGCATTTTGCTATGATGAAAGGTGTTCTAATTGTAGAATAA
- the ric gene encoding iron-sulfur cluster repair di-iron protein — protein MEKLKNKTVGSFVAQDFRTAAVFTKYQIDFCCKGNRTITEVCDKQDIDPDVLIQNVYDVLQSENDNTIDFNSWPLDLMVDYIEKTHHRYVEEKSPILVQFLDKLCKVHGGGHPELFKINELFIAGAGELAQHMKKEELMLFPYIKRMVKTKESNGILSQPSFGTVSNPIAMMMEEHETEGDRFSEIAKLTNNYNAPSDGCTTYKVTFAMLKEFEEDLHKHIHLENNILFPKAVILEKEFPEVE, from the coding sequence ATGGAAAAGTTAAAGAATAAAACAGTTGGATCATTTGTAGCTCAGGATTTTAGAACGGCTGCAGTTTTTACAAAATATCAAATCGATTTTTGCTGTAAAGGAAACAGAACTATTACCGAAGTTTGTGACAAGCAAGATATTGACCCGGATGTATTAATACAAAATGTATATGATGTTTTGCAGTCTGAAAATGATAATACTATAGATTTTAATTCATGGCCATTAGATTTAATGGTAGATTATATTGAAAAAACACACCATCGTTATGTTGAGGAAAAATCACCAATATTAGTACAGTTTTTAGATAAATTATGCAAAGTTCATGGGGGAGGACATCCGGAATTGTTTAAAATAAATGAACTGTTTATTGCAGGAGCGGGAGAATTAGCACAACACATGAAAAAGGAAGAATTAATGCTGTTTCCTTATATTAAACGAATGGTGAAAACGAAAGAATCTAACGGGATTTTATCTCAGCCTTCTTTTGGGACTGTATCAAATCCAATTGCGATGATGATGGAGGAGCATGAAACCGAAGGAGATCGTTTTAGTGAAATTGCAAAACTTACGAATAACTATAACGCACCAAGTGACGGATGTACAACTTATAAAGTAACATTTGCGATGTTGAAAGAGTTTGAAGAGGATTTACACAAACACATTCACCTTGAAAATAATATCTTGTTTCCTAAAGCGGTTATTTTAGAAAAAGAATTTCCTGAAGTAGAATAA
- a CDS encoding SCO family protein, which yields MKHNIITIFLFLVTLQSCKDHTKEEIQKPSKSKEITDLSIYNLPSQWTNQDGKNIELKSLKGNVLVMVMIYTSCKAACPRLVADMRNIETKLDKQTKENVKLILVSIDPKTDTPEKLKSFAIANKMNQDPWIFLRSTEENTREFAAVLAVNYKKISPLDFTHSNIISVFNPDGELVFQQEGLGVNNEKTVTAINNEANKI from the coding sequence ATGAAACACAATATAATTACAATCTTTCTGTTTCTTGTGACATTGCAAAGTTGTAAAGATCATACGAAAGAAGAAATTCAAAAACCTTCGAAAAGTAAAGAAATTACAGATTTATCTATCTATAATTTACCATCACAATGGACAAATCAGGATGGAAAAAATATTGAGCTAAAAAGCCTGAAAGGAAATGTTCTGGTTATGGTCATGATTTATACTTCCTGCAAAGCCGCTTGCCCCAGATTAGTTGCCGATATGAGAAATATTGAAACCAAACTGGATAAACAAACCAAGGAAAACGTAAAACTTATTTTGGTAAGCATAGATCCTAAAACAGATACTCCTGAAAAATTAAAATCGTTTGCTATTGCCAATAAAATGAATCAGGATCCGTGGATTTTTTTACGTTCAACAGAAGAAAATACACGTGAATTTGCCGCCGTACTTGCCGTAAATTATAAAAAAATATCTCCGTTGGATTTTACGCATTCTAATATTATCAGTGTTTTTAATCCAGATGGTGAATTGGTATTTCAACAAGAAGGTTTGGGCGTAAACAATGAAAAAACAGTAACAGCAATAAACAATGAAGCTAATAAAATTTAA
- a CDS encoding formylglycine-generating enzyme family protein has protein sequence MQKSILIIFLFLVQIEFVRAQESKMVPIKEGSFVPLYGTASKNPVIVKSFFIDVYPVTNNEYLSFIQKNTNFTKSRIKGIFGDKSYLQYWKSDFDFGNVNPKSPVTNISWFAAKKYCECIGKRLPTMNEWEYVAMADERKTDARTKSEFNTYILSWYEKSKTYENSIGKTFKNYWGVYDMHGLVWEWTADFNSIFLSGESRKDKSEDKNLFCGGASVNATDLMDYAAFMRYAFRGSLKAQYSTRNLGFRCASTTQL, from the coding sequence ATGCAAAAAAGCATTTTAATTATTTTTCTTTTTCTGGTTCAGATTGAGTTCGTAAGAGCGCAGGAATCGAAAATGGTTCCAATAAAAGAGGGCTCTTTTGTCCCTCTTTACGGAACTGCCTCAAAAAATCCCGTAATTGTAAAATCCTTTTTTATAGATGTATATCCTGTTACAAATAATGAATATTTAAGTTTTATTCAAAAAAATACCAATTTTACTAAATCCAGAATAAAAGGGATTTTTGGCGATAAAAGCTATCTGCAATATTGGAAAAGTGATTTTGATTTTGGAAATGTAAATCCAAAATCACCCGTAACAAATATTTCATGGTTTGCTGCAAAAAAATATTGCGAATGTATAGGAAAACGCCTGCCAACAATGAATGAATGGGAATATGTGGCTATGGCCGATGAAAGAAAAACAGATGCCAGAACCAAGTCAGAATTTAATACATACATTTTGTCGTGGTATGAAAAATCAAAAACATATGAAAATTCAATTGGTAAAACCTTCAAAAATTACTGGGGAGTTTATGATATGCATGGATTAGTCTGGGAATGGACCGCTGATTTTAACAGCATTTTTTTATCCGGAGAATCCAGAAAAGACAAAAGTGAAGACAAAAATCTTTTTTGTGGCGGAGCATCCGTAAACGCAACTGATTTAATGGATTATGCCGCTTTTATGCGATATGCATTTAGAGGAAGCCTTAAAGCACAATATTCAACCCGAAATTTAGGATTTCGATGTGCCAGTACAACACAACTTTAA
- the nirK gene encoding copper-containing nitrite reductase: protein MKKLKTTLLVTKLFFFASVVILLSSCKKNEESVDYTTIKTDGQMDAELTAPPMVPKPVGNRTAMKLKVNMEIKEQEGTMTDGVKYTYWTFGGSVPGSFIRTRVGDEVEFHLKNHPDNKLPHNIDLHAVTGPGGGATSSLVAPGHEKIFSFKVINPGLYVYHCATAPVGMHIANGMYGLILVEPEGGLPPVDKEYYVMQGDFYTQGEYGAKGLQPFDMNKAVKETPDYVVFNGKVGSMTNGNELTAKVGETVRLFVGNGGPNLVSSFHVIGEIFDNVHVEGGALINKNVQTTLIPAGGSAIVDFKVETPGNFIIVDHSIFRAFNKGALGILKVEGAENKNIYSGTIQEGIYLPEGGTIQKMPETKTATTVTPKRSVADKIKIGKEIYGTTCFACHQSNGEGIASAFPPLAKSDYLNADSKRAIKTILHGLSGEVTVNGKKFNSIMPEQNLSDDEIANVMTYIYNSWGNNKTEVTPEMVKAQR, encoded by the coding sequence ATGAAAAAGCTAAAAACAACTCTTCTTGTTACAAAACTCTTTTTTTTTGCCAGTGTTGTAATCTTGCTATCATCATGTAAAAAAAATGAAGAGTCCGTGGATTATACTACAATTAAAACTGACGGACAAATGGATGCTGAACTCACTGCTCCGCCAATGGTACCAAAACCAGTTGGTAACAGAACGGCTATGAAATTAAAAGTAAACATGGAGATTAAAGAACAGGAAGGTACAATGACAGATGGCGTAAAATATACGTACTGGACATTTGGGGGTTCTGTTCCCGGAAGTTTCATCAGAACCCGTGTAGGCGATGAAGTAGAATTTCATTTAAAAAACCATCCTGATAATAAACTGCCTCATAATATTGATTTACACGCCGTAACTGGTCCTGGTGGTGGCGCAACTTCTTCGCTTGTAGCGCCCGGTCACGAAAAAATCTTTAGCTTCAAGGTAATAAATCCGGGGCTGTACGTTTACCATTGTGCAACCGCTCCGGTTGGAATGCATATTGCTAACGGAATGTATGGTTTAATTTTAGTGGAACCAGAAGGAGGACTTCCTCCGGTCGACAAAGAATACTATGTAATGCAGGGTGATTTTTATACTCAGGGTGAATATGGAGCTAAAGGACTTCAGCCTTTTGATATGAATAAAGCAGTTAAAGAAACTCCTGATTATGTTGTTTTTAACGGAAAAGTGGGTTCGATGACAAACGGAAATGAACTTACCGCAAAAGTTGGCGAAACAGTTCGTTTGTTTGTTGGTAATGGCGGTCCAAATTTGGTTTCGTCGTTTCATGTTATTGGTGAAATCTTTGATAATGTGCATGTAGAAGGCGGTGCTCTTATCAATAAAAATGTTCAGACAACATTAATTCCGGCTGGTGGATCTGCAATTGTTGATTTTAAAGTAGAAACTCCCGGAAATTTCATTATAGTAGATCATTCTATTTTTAGAGCTTTTAATAAAGGTGCTTTAGGAATATTGAAAGTTGAAGGTGCTGAAAATAAAAACATTTATTCAGGAACTATTCAGGAAGGAATTTATTTGCCCGAAGGCGGAACGATTCAAAAAATGCCAGAAACTAAAACGGCGACAACAGTTACTCCAAAAAGATCTGTAGCCGATAAAATAAAAATTGGAAAAGAAATTTACGGAACAACCTGTTTTGCCTGTCATCAATCTAACGGAGAAGGTATTGCGAGCGCTTTCCCTCCGCTTGCAAAATCAGATTATCTAAATGCCGATTCTAAAAGAGCTATTAAAACAATTTTGCATGGTTTAAGCGGAGAAGTTACCGTAAATGGCAAAAAATTCAATAGCATAATGCCGGAACAAAATTTATCTGATGATGAAATTGCAAATGTTATGACCTATATCTATAACAGCTGGGGCAATAATAAAACAGAAGTTACTCCTGAAATGGTTAAGGCACAACGATAA
- a CDS encoding aminotransferase class I/II-fold pyridoxal phosphate-dependent enzyme, which produces MVKDLFERIQNNKGPLGKWASQAEGYFVFPKLEGELGPRMQFGGKNILNWSLNDYLGLANHPEVRQADIDAATQFGAAYPMGARMMSGHTKYHEQLENELAEFVMKPAAYLLNFGYQGMVSTIDALVTKNDIIVYDVDSHACIIDGVRLHMGKRFTYKHNDLESMEKNLQRATKMAEETGGGILFITEGVFGMRGQQGKLKEIVALKEKYNFRLLVDDAHGFGTLGKTGAGAGEEQGVQDGIDVYFSTFAKSMANIGAFIAADKDIIDYLKYNLRSQMFAKALPMIQTIGSLKRLQLLRNHPELKDKLWENVNALQSGLRSRNFNIGDTNTCVTPVYLEGSVPEAMVMVNDLRENYGIFLSIVIYPVIPKGIILLRMIPTTSHTLSDIDETLTAFEAIREKLENGTYKEIASRTTVDLDA; this is translated from the coding sequence ATGGTAAAAGATTTATTCGAAAGAATTCAGAACAATAAAGGACCATTAGGAAAATGGGCTTCGCAGGCTGAGGGTTATTTTGTTTTCCCGAAATTAGAAGGTGAACTTGGTCCTAGAATGCAATTTGGTGGAAAAAATATTTTAAATTGGAGTTTGAATGACTATTTAGGTCTTGCAAATCACCCGGAGGTTCGTCAGGCAGATATCGATGCAGCAACTCAATTTGGAGCAGCTTACCCGATGGGAGCCAGAATGATGTCCGGTCATACTAAATACCATGAACAATTAGAAAATGAATTAGCTGAGTTTGTAATGAAACCAGCAGCTTATTTATTGAATTTTGGTTATCAGGGAATGGTATCTACGATTGATGCGCTTGTGACTAAAAATGATATTATTGTATACGATGTAGATTCTCACGCTTGTATTATTGATGGTGTTCGTTTGCATATGGGTAAACGTTTTACCTATAAACACAATGATCTTGAAAGTATGGAGAAAAACCTGCAAAGAGCTACGAAAATGGCTGAAGAAACAGGTGGAGGTATTTTATTTATTACTGAAGGTGTTTTTGGAATGCGAGGACAACAAGGTAAATTGAAAGAAATTGTTGCATTAAAAGAAAAATATAATTTCCGTTTATTGGTTGATGATGCACATGGTTTTGGTACACTTGGTAAAACAGGTGCCGGAGCAGGTGAAGAGCAGGGAGTTCAGGATGGTATTGACGTTTACTTTTCTACTTTTGCAAAATCAATGGCTAATATTGGTGCTTTTATAGCGGCTGATAAAGATATTATCGATTATTTAAAATATAACTTACGTTCGCAAATGTTTGCAAAAGCATTGCCAATGATTCAAACTATTGGATCTTTAAAACGTTTGCAATTGTTACGTAATCACCCGGAATTAAAAGATAAACTTTGGGAAAATGTAAATGCGCTACAAAGCGGATTACGTTCAAGAAATTTTAATATTGGAGATACAAATACTTGTGTAACGCCAGTTTATTTAGAAGGAAGTGTGCCGGAAGCGATGGTGATGGTAAATGATTTAAGAGAAAACTACGGTATTTTCCTTTCGATTGTAATTTATCCTGTAATTCCAAAAGGAATTATTTTATTGAGAATGATTCCAACAACATCACATACTTTATCTGATATTGATGAAACACTTACTGCTTTTGAAGCAATTCGTGAAAAATTAGAAAACGGAACATATAAAGAAATTGCAAGTAGAACTACTGTTGATTTAGACGCTTAA
- a CDS encoding GTP cyclohydrolase, whose protein sequence is MITIKEAKTKKELTEYIKFPFSLYKDNPYWVPPIIADELESFDKTKNPAFDSAEAYFYLAYKNDEIVGRITAIINWSEVNNQHKRKVRFGWFDVIDDIEVTKALLEKVYELGRQHNLEHAEGPMGFSNLDKVGVLTEGYDQMGTMITWYNNPYYVTHFEQLGFQIEKEYIESIFPFSNVHPEFFLKAQELIKKRYGLRSLTFTKTKDIMPHVDKMFDLFNTSYANLASFVAISDVQKEYFKKKYISFINPEYIKFVVDKEDNLVAFSIVMPSFSEALQKAKGKLFPFGFLHLLRARKKSKDVVFYLIGVHPDYQNKGVTAIIFDEYFKTFTEKGIQNCIRTPELAENTAIHLLWKNFDPKIHCQRKTYLKYL, encoded by the coding sequence ATGATTACAATTAAAGAAGCTAAAACAAAAAAAGAATTAACAGAATATATCAAATTTCCGTTTTCATTATATAAAGACAATCCATATTGGGTTCCGCCTATTATTGCAGATGAATTAGAATCGTTTGATAAAACAAAAAATCCTGCTTTTGATAGTGCCGAAGCTTATTTTTATCTCGCGTATAAAAACGATGAAATTGTTGGAAGAATTACAGCAATTATCAACTGGTCTGAGGTAAATAATCAGCATAAAAGAAAAGTTCGTTTTGGCTGGTTTGATGTAATTGATGATATTGAAGTTACAAAAGCGCTGCTTGAAAAAGTATATGAATTAGGAAGACAGCATAATCTGGAGCATGCCGAAGGTCCAATGGGATTTTCAAATTTAGATAAAGTTGGAGTTTTAACGGAAGGTTATGATCAAATGGGAACTATGATTACATGGTATAATAATCCGTATTATGTAACTCATTTTGAGCAATTAGGTTTTCAGATAGAAAAAGAATATATCGAAAGTATTTTTCCGTTTTCAAATGTTCATCCGGAGTTTTTCCTGAAAGCTCAGGAATTAATCAAAAAAAGATATGGTTTAAGATCTTTGACTTTTACCAAAACAAAAGACATTATGCCGCATGTCGACAAAATGTTTGATTTATTTAATACTTCGTATGCAAATTTAGCTTCGTTTGTAGCGATTTCAGATGTTCAGAAGGAATATTTCAAGAAAAAATATATTAGTTTTATTAATCCTGAATATATCAAATTTGTGGTTGATAAAGAGGATAATTTAGTTGCTTTTAGTATTGTAATGCCAAGCTTTTCTGAAGCATTACAGAAAGCAAAAGGTAAATTATTTCCGTTTGGTTTTCTACATTTATTAAGAGCCAGAAAAAAGAGTAAAGATGTTGTTTTTTACTTAATTGGTGTTCATCCTGACTATCAAAACAAAGGTGTTACGGCAATTATTTTTGATGAATATTTTAAGACTTTCACTGAAAAAGGAATTCAAAATTGTATCAGAACTCCAGAATTAGCCGAAAATACAGCAATACATTTACTTTGGAAAAACTTTGACCCGAAGATTCATTGTCAGAGAAAAACATATTTGAAATATCTATAA
- a CDS encoding transporter: MLKIKHLLITSLFFAPQLFFAQYTDVINSNRPGETMSAYAVGKSVIQAEIGIYGIKEKHDLLDYDATGFGTDLTFRYGAFLEKLEFVLDLQYQMENFDTPYTSYKKNNFRQTVLGAKYLIYDPFKNYEKTKNIYSYKANHRFDWHSLIPAVSVFAGANFVGADNPYSFSPQSSISPKVVLITQNVFGGGKWVFVTNIIADYITTDYPSYGYVLTLTHGFNDKWSGFIENQGYKSDFYSDAILRGGAAYLINPNLQVDASVSTNFKNTPSVMYGGVGVSWRYDGKYKEKQMEFKRESRKEKKVKDPKSKKSKKEIDFQEQERKRKSKYE, from the coding sequence ATGTTAAAAATTAAACACCTACTTATTACATCTCTATTTTTTGCACCTCAATTATTTTTTGCACAATACACTGATGTTATCAACTCAAACAGACCCGGCGAAACTATGTCTGCATACGCGGTTGGAAAATCAGTGATTCAGGCCGAAATTGGTATTTATGGCATCAAAGAGAAACACGATTTGTTAGATTATGATGCAACTGGTTTTGGAACTGATTTAACCTTTAGATACGGTGCATTTTTAGAAAAATTAGAGTTTGTTCTTGATTTGCAATATCAAATGGAAAACTTTGATACTCCGTATACAAGCTACAAAAAAAACAACTTCAGACAAACTGTTTTAGGAGCTAAATATTTAATTTATGATCCTTTTAAAAACTACGAAAAAACAAAAAACATTTACAGTTATAAGGCCAATCACAGGTTTGACTGGCACTCTTTAATTCCGGCTGTTTCGGTATTTGCAGGAGCTAATTTTGTTGGCGCCGATAATCCGTATTCATTTTCACCACAATCAAGCATTTCTCCAAAAGTAGTATTGATTACCCAAAATGTTTTTGGCGGCGGAAAATGGGTTTTTGTAACCAATATTATTGCTGATTATATCACAACTGACTATCCAAGTTATGGATATGTATTAACTTTGACGCACGGATTTAACGACAAATGGTCTGGTTTTATTGAAAATCAGGGATATAAAAGTGATTTTTACAGCGATGCAATTCTTCGTGGTGGAGCGGCTTATTTAATTAATCCAAACCTGCAGGTTGATGCCTCAGTAAGTACAAATTTCAAAAATACGCCTTCTGTTATGTATGGCGGCGTCGGCGTTTCCTGGCGTTATGACGGAAAGTACAAAGAGAAACAAATGGAATTTAAACGAGAATCCAGAAAAGAGAAAAAAGTTAAAGACCCGAAATCAAAGAAATCAAAAAAAGAAATTGATTTTCAGGAACAGGAAAGAAAGCGTAAATCTAAATACGAATAA
- a CDS encoding DUF4834 family protein, which translates to MQEASFTNLFKTIMWIIAFYYIFKFLARIFLPVLVKKAVEKAGENFQRQQQYSQDNTWQKTRTNNDEIIINTANAKNPRETKKVGDYVDYEEID; encoded by the coding sequence ATGCAAGAAGCATCTTTTACAAATTTGTTTAAAACGATAATGTGGATTATTGCGTTTTATTATATTTTTAAATTTTTAGCCAGAATCTTTTTGCCGGTATTGGTAAAAAAAGCGGTTGAAAAAGCAGGAGAGAATTTTCAGAGACAACAACAATATAGTCAGGATAATACCTGGCAAAAAACGCGTACTAACAATGATGAAATAATCATTAATACGGCGAATGCAAAAAACCCTCGCGAAACCAAAAAAGTGGGAGATTATGTTGATTACGAAGAAATAGATTAA